A window of the Trichoderma asperellum chromosome 6, complete sequence genome harbors these coding sequences:
- the ALTA5 gene encoding ribosomal protein P2 (SECRETED:SignalP(1-16)): MKHLAAYLLLTLGGNASPSAEDVKAVLSSVGIEAEDERLEKLISELSGKDVNELIAAGSEKLASVPSGGAGGAAPAGGAAAGGAAAAEAVEEKEEEKEESDEDMGFGLFD; encoded by the exons ATGAAGCACCTCGCAGCTTACCTCCTGCTCACCCTCGGCGGCAACGCCTCCCCCTCTGCTGAGGACGTCAAGGCTGTCCTCAGCTCCGTCGGCATTGAGGCCGAGGATGAGCGTCTCGAGAAGCTCATCTCTGAGCTCTCTGGCAAGGACGTCAACGAG CTGATCGCCGCTGGCTCTGAGAAGCTCGCTTCCGTTCCctctggcggtgctggcggtgctgctcccgctggtggcgctgctgccggtggcgctgccgccgctgaggctgttgaggagaaggaggaggagaaggaggagtcCGACGAGGATATGGGTTTCGGCCTTTTCGACTAA